AAAGTGCGCGCGGCCTCGCTCGACGACCTCAAGCGCGCGCCCGGCGTGAGCGAGGCCGTGGCGCAGACCATCTACGATTTCTATCATCCGGGCGGGTAGGCGCCCGGCCTTTACTCCACCGCGCCCGGACCGGCGGGCTTGGCGCCAGTGGCCGGGTGGGTGGCGCAGTGGGCGAGAAGGGCGCGGACCAGCGGGCTGCCCGGCACGCTGATCTTGCCCGCGTCGGGCAGGGTGCCGACGAAGGGGCCGTCGAAGACTTCGGCGGCCGGGTCTCCGGCTGGAAGGCTGCCCTGCCAGAGATAGCCGCGCGCGCCCGGAACGGCGGTGGCATCGACGGCAAGGCGGACGATGCGCTTGCTGCCCTGAAGCGCGAACAGCGCCTGTGCGCCCACTTCGGCGACGACATGGCGCGTGACCACGATGACCCCCTGACGGCAGGCGAGCGAGAGCGCGGGCGCGCCGCCCGGCTGGCCGAAACGCACGCTGTCGCCGCCCGGCGATCCGGCCCAGATCGGCTTGGTGTCGCCCGAAGGCGCGGGGGGCAGTGCCTCGTTTTCGGGCAGCGGAACGCGCACGGCATTGACCGGGGCCCCGCTGTCCTGCGGGACGGGGGCCTTGGACGAGCAGGCGGCGAGGGCTGCAAGGGCCGTGAGGGCGGCGAGCGGGGTGAGGCGGCGCAAGGTCATGGTGGGCCCTTGCTATCAGGCCGGGGCCGGGTTCTGAACCGGCAAATGTGGGTTGGCCGTTTTAGCCCCACCGCCCCCGTCCCTCTGCCACCGGCCCCTCCACCACCTGCTATGCGGGCGGTCCCCCTCCCCATTGCATGGGGAGGACTGGGGAGGATTGGGGAGGGTCACTTCCCCCACTTCTTTTGCGATTTGCCGAAGCGGGTCTTGCGGGTGCCGGGTTTGCCTTCGTTGCTGCGGCCCACGATGGGGGCTTTGTGTTCGCCTTCGGGGAGGCCCAGTTCGGTCGCTTCGAGGCGGCGGATCTCGTCGCGCAGCCTGCCTGCTTCCTCGAATTCGAGGTCGGCGGCAGCCGCGCGCATGCGCTTTTCGAGGTCTTCGATATGGCTGCGCAAGTTGTGGCCGACGAGGTTGTTGGTGGTGTCGTCGTCCAGATCGACCAGCACCCCGTCGCGGCTGGCGGTATCGGCGATGATGTCGGCGATCTGGCGCTTGATCGTGGCAGGCGTGATGCCGTGCTCGACGTTGTAGGCCTGCTGCTTTTCGCGGCGACGGTCGGTTTCGGCGATGGCGCGTTCCATCGAGCCGGTCATGCGGTCGGCATAGAGGATCACGCGCCCGTCCACGTTGCGCGCGGCGCGGCCGATGGTCTGGATCAGCGAGGTTTCCGAGCGCAGGAACCCTTCCTTGTCGGCGTCGAGAATGCAGACAAGGCCGCATTCGGGAATGTCGAGCCCCTCGCGCAGCAGGTTGATCCCCACCAGCACGTCGTAGACGCCAAGGCGAAGATCGCGGATCAGTTCGATGCGTTCGAGCGTCTCGACATCCGAATGCATGTAGCGCACGCGCAGGCCCGCCTCGTGCATGAATTCGGTGAGGTCTTCGGCCATGCGCTTGGTCAGCGTGGTGACCAGCGTGCGATAGCCTTGCGCGGCGGCCTCGCGGCAGGCGGCGATGCAGTCCTGCACCTGGTCCTCGGTCGGGCGGATCAGCACGGGCGGGTCGATCAGCCCGGTCGGGCGGATGACCTGTTCGGCAAAGACGCCGCCCGACTGTTCCATTTCCCAGTGGCCGGGCGTGGCCGAGACGGCAAATGTCTGCGGGCGCATCGCATCCCACTCGTTGAAGCGCAGCGGGCGGTTGTCGATGCAACTGGGCAGGCGGAAGCCATATTCGGCCAGCGTCATCTTGCGGCGATGGTCGCCGCGCGCCATCGCGCCGATCTGGGGGATCGTCTGGTGGCTTTCATCGACGAACAGCAGCGCGTTGTCGGGCAGGTATTCGAACAGGGTCGGCGGCGGTTCGCCGGGCATGCGCCCGGTCAGGAAGCGCGAATAGTTCTCGATCCCCGCGCACGAGCCGGTAGCGGCCATCATTTCGAGGTCGAAGTGCGTGCGCTGCTCCAGCCGCTGGGCTTCGAGCAGCTTGCCCTCGGCGTTGAGTTCCTTCAGCCGCTCGGCCAGCTCGAACTTGATCGCCTCGCGCGCCTGCATCAGCGTCGGGCCGGGGGTGACGTGGTGTGAATTGGCATAGACACGCACGTTTTGCAGGCGCGTGCCCGCCTTGCCGGTCAGCGGATCGAACTCGGCGATTTCCTCGATCTCGTCGCCAAAGAAGGTGACGCGCCAGGCCGTGTCTTCATAGTGCGAGGGGAAGATTTCGAGGTTGTCGCCCCGCACGCGGAAGGTGCCACGCTGGAACGCGTGGTCGTTGCGCTTGTATTGCAGGGCGACCAGCTTGCGCACGATCTCGCCCTGGTCGACGCTCTCCCCCACCTTGAGGTCGAAGACCATCGCCGAATAAGTCTCGACCGAGCCGATGCCATAGAGGCACGAGACCGAGGCGACGATGATCACGTCGTCGCGTTCGAGCAGCGCGCGCGTGGCCGAGTGGCGCATCCGGTCGATGGCCTCGTTCACCGAGCTTTCCTTCTCGATGTAGGTATCGGACCGGGGCACATAGGCTTCGGGCTGGTAATAATCGTAGTACGAGACGAAATATTCGACCGCGTTCTCGGGGAAGAAGCTTTTCATCTCGCCATAGAGCTGGGCCGCGAGGATCTTGTTGGGCGCGAGGATCAGCGCCGGGCGCTGCAATTCCTCGATCACCTTGGCCATCGTGAAGGTCTTGCCCGAGCCGGTGACGCCGAGCAGCACCTGCGTTTTCTCGGCCTCCTGCGCGCCCGCCACGAGGGCGGCGATCGCGGTCGGCTGGTCGCCCGCCGGGTGATAGTCGGACACCACCCTGAACGGGCGGCCCGGCTCCAGCTTTTCGGGGCGCACGGGCTTGTGGGGAACGAAGGTGCCCGAGGTGTCGGGTTCTTCGAGACCCCGGCGGATGATGATTTCGGCCATGGGCAACATATGGGGAACATTGCCCGGCGATGCAATCGGCCCCTGCAAATGCCGCCCCCTGCACATGACAGCGAGGGTTCAGGTGTCATGTGACAGTTTTGTGAAGCCCGGCGACTTTATTGGCATTGTGGCTGGCGGGGCTTCATAGGTGGCAGGATGAAATCGATGGTCTGGCACTCTTCTCTGGCATCTCTTGCCCCGCGCCGTGGTTGGCAGCAGTTCGGGCAGCAGCTTGAAACGCTGGGCACCGAACTGGCGCGGCGGCGGGCGCTGGCCTTTGCGCCGCGTCCGCGCGGTGTGCACGGGCCAGCCTGGCCGCGCCTGCTGGGTGAACTGGGCACGCCGATCGAGCATTGGCAGGCCTCCCGCCAATCTGATCTACACCAGTCTGATCTGCAACCGGCGGCGCCAGAGCGGCCCGCAGGGTCGCGCGCGGTCATGCTGCTGCCCGGTTTTGGCACGCATCCGGTGCGGATGAAGCCTCTGGCCACGGCGCTCGAAGCGGCCGGGCACCGGGTGAGCGACTGGGGGCTGGGCTTCAATTTCGGGCCGAGCGAGGACCGTTTTGCCCGGCTGGCCGAGCGGGTCGAGGTCATGGCCCGGCGCGAGGGCGAGCCGCTGGTGCTGGTGGGGTGGAGCCTGGGCGGGCTGTTCGCGCGCCAGTTGGCCAAGGCCGTGCCCGAACAGGTCGGGCTGGTCATCACCATGGGCACGCCCTTTTCGGGCGACCGGCGCGCCAACAATGCCTGGCGGGCCTATCAACTGGTGGCCGGGCACAGTGTCGACGAGGCGCCGATGGGCGAGGATCTGGCCGTCAAGCCGCCGGTGCCCACGGTGGCGCTGTGGAGCCCGCGCGACGGGTTCATCGCCCCGCGCTGTGCCGCCGGATGGCCGGGCGAGCGCGATCTGGCGGTGGCGCTGCGGTGCACGCATCTGGGCTTTGCCGCCCACCCGCAAGTGGCGCGCACGCTGGTGGACCTGATCGCACAGCATTGAGCGGGCATGGGGTAGCCGTGCTTAATAACTGATTTACCGTCATTTTGCGCCGGGGGCTGTTCCGAATCCGGATCTCGTGGCGCGCCCGTCGGGGAAGCCCTTCCGCAAGCCAGAATCACCTAGAGGAACAATTGTTTCGCAACTGCGGCATCCACGCTTGCGGTGGGGCCGATCGTGTGCAAGCAATAGGCCAGACGGGAGGTTCTGCATGACAAAATCCTCGCTCTCGTCCTATGACGAGATGCTTGAAGCCGATGGCTCCACGCGTGCCGCTTACAGCGGCTATTGCGAGTGGCTCAAAGAACAGCCACCCGAATTGTTGCGGCGGAAATCAGGGGAGGCCGAGGCCTTTTTCCGCAAGACCGGTATCACCTTCAATGTGTACGGCAGCGAGGACGCCGAAGAGCGTCTGATTCCTTTCGATATGGTTCCCCGGATCATCAGCGCGGCGCAATGGCGGCGGCTGTCCAAAGGCATCGAACAGCGCGTGCGCGCGCTCAACGCCTTCCTCCACGATCTCTATCACCGTCAGGAAATCGTGCGGGCCGGGCGCCTGCCCGAGCGGGTGCTCAAGGGCAATTCGGCGTTCCTGCCGCAGATGGCCGGGTTCACCCCGCCCGGCGGGGTCTATACCCATATCGTGGGGATCGACCTCGTGCGCACGGGCGAGGACGAGTTCATGGTTCTCGAAGACAATGCCCGCACGCCTTCGGGCGTGTCGTACATGCTCGAAAACCGCGAAACCATGATGGCGATGTTCCCCGAGCTGTTCACCAAGGTGCGCGTGCGCGAGGTGTCGGACTATCCGCGCCGCCTTGCGCGCAGCCTTGCCGCCTGCGCGCCGCCTGCGGCCAGCGGGCACAAGCCGGTGGTCGCCGTGCTCACGCCCGGCACCTTCAACAGCGCCTATTACGAACACGCGTTCCTGGCCGACCAGATGGGGGCCGAACTGGTCGAGGGCAGCGATCTGCGGGTCGAGAACGGGCGCGTGGCCATGCGCACCACGCGCGGCTGGCAGGCGATCGACGTGCTCTATCGCCGGGTTGATGATGATTATCTCGATCCGCTCACCTTCAAGCCCGAAAGCGTGCTGGGCGTGTCGGGGATCATGGATGTCTATCGCGCGGGCGGGATCACCATCGCCAATGCGCCGGGCACGGGCATTGCCGATGACAAGGCGATCTACAGCTTCATGCCCGAGATCGTCGAGTTCTACACCGGCGAGAAGCCGATTCTGGCCAATGTGCCAACCTGGCGCTGCTCGGAGGCCGACAGCCTGGCCTATGTGCTCGACAATCTGGCCGATCTGGTGGTCAAGGAAGTCCATGGCTCGGGTGGCTATGGCATGCTGATCGGGCCGACCTCGTCGCGCCGCGAGATCGCCATGTTCGCCGAAAAACTGCGCGCCAACCCCGATAACTACATCGCGCAGCCCACGCTCTCGCTCTCGACCGTGCCGATCTTCACCAAGGCCGGGCTGGCCCCGCGCCATGTCGACTTGCGGCCCTTCGTGCTGGTCTCACCCCAGGGGATCGACATCACGCCGGGCGGATTGACGCGCGTGGCGCTCAAGAAGGGGTCGCTGGTGGTCAATTCCTCGCAGGGCGGGGGCACCAAGGACAGCTGGGTTCTGGACGACTGAGCCGGAAGGGAAAGACAACACGATGC
The genomic region above belongs to Novosphingobium sp. IK01 and contains:
- the uvrB gene encoding excinuclease ABC subunit UvrB; the encoded protein is MAEIIIRRGLEEPDTSGTFVPHKPVRPEKLEPGRPFRVVSDYHPAGDQPTAIAALVAGAQEAEKTQVLLGVTGSGKTFTMAKVIEELQRPALILAPNKILAAQLYGEMKSFFPENAVEYFVSYYDYYQPEAYVPRSDTYIEKESSVNEAIDRMRHSATRALLERDDVIIVASVSCLYGIGSVETYSAMVFDLKVGESVDQGEIVRKLVALQYKRNDHAFQRGTFRVRGDNLEIFPSHYEDTAWRVTFFGDEIEEIAEFDPLTGKAGTRLQNVRVYANSHHVTPGPTLMQAREAIKFELAERLKELNAEGKLLEAQRLEQRTHFDLEMMAATGSCAGIENYSRFLTGRMPGEPPPTLFEYLPDNALLFVDESHQTIPQIGAMARGDHRRKMTLAEYGFRLPSCIDNRPLRFNEWDAMRPQTFAVSATPGHWEMEQSGGVFAEQVIRPTGLIDPPVLIRPTEDQVQDCIAACREAAAQGYRTLVTTLTKRMAEDLTEFMHEAGLRVRYMHSDVETLERIELIRDLRLGVYDVLVGINLLREGLDIPECGLVCILDADKEGFLRSETSLIQTIGRAARNVDGRVILYADRMTGSMERAIAETDRRREKQQAYNVEHGITPATIKRQIADIIADTASRDGVLVDLDDDTTNNLVGHNLRSHIEDLEKRMRAAAADLEFEEAGRLRDEIRRLEATELGLPEGEHKAPIVGRSNEGKPGTRKTRFGKSQKKWGK
- a CDS encoding esterase/lipase family protein; amino-acid sequence: MVWHSSLASLAPRRGWQQFGQQLETLGTELARRRALAFAPRPRGVHGPAWPRLLGELGTPIEHWQASRQSDLHQSDLQPAAPERPAGSRAVMLLPGFGTHPVRMKPLATALEAAGHRVSDWGLGFNFGPSEDRFARLAERVEVMARREGEPLVLVGWSLGGLFARQLAKAVPEQVGLVITMGTPFSGDRRANNAWRAYQLVAGHSVDEAPMGEDLAVKPPVPTVALWSPRDGFIAPRCAAGWPGERDLAVALRCTHLGFAAHPQVARTLVDLIAQH
- a CDS encoding circularly permuted type 2 ATP-grasp protein; translation: MTKSSLSSYDEMLEADGSTRAAYSGYCEWLKEQPPELLRRKSGEAEAFFRKTGITFNVYGSEDAEERLIPFDMVPRIISAAQWRRLSKGIEQRVRALNAFLHDLYHRQEIVRAGRLPERVLKGNSAFLPQMAGFTPPGGVYTHIVGIDLVRTGEDEFMVLEDNARTPSGVSYMLENRETMMAMFPELFTKVRVREVSDYPRRLARSLAACAPPAASGHKPVVAVLTPGTFNSAYYEHAFLADQMGAELVEGSDLRVENGRVAMRTTRGWQAIDVLYRRVDDDYLDPLTFKPESVLGVSGIMDVYRAGGITIANAPGTGIADDKAIYSFMPEIVEFYTGEKPILANVPTWRCSEADSLAYVLDNLADLVVKEVHGSGGYGMLIGPTSSRREIAMFAEKLRANPDNYIAQPTLSLSTVPIFTKAGLAPRHVDLRPFVLVSPQGIDITPGGLTRVALKKGSLVVNSSQGGGTKDSWVLDD